In Virgibacillus sp. NKC19-16, a single genomic region encodes these proteins:
- the rpoE gene encoding DNA-directed RNA polymerase subunit delta: protein MSLKEYSHEDVKQIAMIELANSVLVDEKKSIHFKDIFDQVAKMKDLSEEEKTANIAQFYTELNVDGRFITLGENTWGLKRWYPVEKMDEEGGAPKKKKKAKVTKEKPKAKPKKEKKEEDEELHLDEEELDIVDEDIDEMVDELGDEGKMFDEDEEISGIEEEAVNEEESIDEDEEEKT, encoded by the coding sequence GTGAGCTTAAAGGAATATAGCCACGAAGATGTGAAACAAATAGCAATGATCGAATTGGCTAATTCTGTGTTAGTCGATGAAAAAAAGTCGATTCATTTTAAAGATATTTTTGATCAAGTTGCTAAGATGAAGGATTTGTCTGAAGAAGAAAAAACAGCGAATATTGCACAGTTCTATACGGAGTTAAATGTGGATGGGCGCTTTATTACGCTCGGTGAAAATACGTGGGGACTAAAACGCTGGTATCCAGTGGAGAAGATGGACGAAGAAGGCGGAGCTCCAAAGAAAAAGAAGAAAGCAAAAGTAACAAAAGAAAAGCCAAAAGCAAAACCGAAGAAAGAAAAGAAAGAGGAAGACGAGGAACTTCATCTGGATGAAGAAGAACTTGATATCGTTGATGAGGATATCGATGAAATGGTCGATGAATTAGGTGATGAAGGCAAGATGTTTGATGAAGATGAAGAAATTTCCGGAATTGAAGAAGAGGCTGTGAATGAGGAAGAGTCGATTGATGAGGATGAAGAAGAAAAAACATAA
- a CDS encoding TetR/AcrR family transcriptional regulator: protein MNQDKILSSVKDQELVEKRRNQMIQGAVTLFKEKGFHRTTTREIAKESGFSIGTLYEYIRTKEDILFLVVDSIHRRVRDSLEAKIDLKHPSTENLVALLESYFRLMDDMQEEVLILYQEVKSLKKEARAYVLRKERDMVGMLEHAIVTCLPNEISKQDAELLANNIFVHGQMWGFRRWILQKQFTLDEYIDRQIHYIFSGLAMTT, encoded by the coding sequence ATGAACCAGGACAAAATCCTCTCCTCTGTAAAAGATCAGGAATTAGTTGAAAAGCGGCGAAATCAAATGATTCAAGGAGCGGTTACCCTTTTTAAGGAAAAAGGCTTTCACCGCACAACAACAAGGGAAATCGCTAAAGAGTCGGGATTTAGCATCGGAACATTATATGAATACATTCGTACGAAAGAAGATATTTTATTTCTTGTTGTTGATTCCATTCATCGTCGGGTTCGTGACAGTCTAGAGGCAAAAATAGATTTAAAACATCCGTCTACAGAAAATTTGGTTGCTTTACTTGAATCCTACTTTCGGCTAATGGACGACATGCAGGAGGAAGTGCTTATTCTCTATCAGGAAGTGAAGTCACTGAAAAAAGAAGCCAGAGCATATGTGCTCCGAAAAGAACGTGACATGGTCGGTATGCTGGAACACGCCATTGTAACTTGCTTGCCGAATGAAATTTCCAAGCAGGACGCAGAACTCCTGGCCAATAATATTTTTGTACATGGGCAGATGTGGGGATTCAGACGGTGGATACTGCAAAAGCAATTCACTCTTGATGAATATATTGATAGACAAATACATTATATTTTTAGTGGATTGGCTATGACGACTTAA
- the meaB gene encoding methylmalonyl Co-A mutase-associated GTPase MeaB translates to MHEIVERMQNKEIRALARAITMVENDHPEKLTLLSDVFSLKKTAHYVGITGSPGAGKSSLVNRLVSHIREEGKTVAIIAVDPTSPFSGGALLGDRVRMNQHFTDDGVYIRSMATRGSLGGLARATKDAIRICDAYGFDVVIVETVGVGQSELDIMKIVDTTAVMMTPNSGDVLQIFKAGIMEIADLFIINKADLPGFGKLKSLLKELVMMTSTDAHETAIVKTITTENKGIDKLWEKINEHHAFLYSTTEGENRRIKQQELEVYELIREEIWRDVKDFIEKNEALPAIEANSDPYQLAIKWFEKWKREGVR, encoded by the coding sequence ATGCACGAAATCGTTGAACGGATGCAGAACAAAGAGATACGCGCGTTAGCCAGAGCCATTACGATGGTTGAAAATGACCATCCGGAGAAGCTCACATTACTCAGTGATGTTTTTTCCCTGAAAAAAACTGCTCACTATGTCGGAATTACGGGATCTCCGGGAGCTGGGAAAAGCTCACTGGTAAATCGCTTGGTCAGCCATATTCGCGAAGAAGGAAAAACAGTTGCGATCATTGCGGTGGATCCGACGAGTCCGTTCAGTGGTGGGGCGCTGCTCGGTGACCGGGTCCGTATGAATCAGCATTTTACCGATGATGGTGTATACATTCGCAGTATGGCGACACGGGGAAGTTTGGGTGGTCTTGCAAGGGCCACAAAGGATGCGATTCGGATATGTGATGCCTATGGTTTTGATGTTGTGATTGTGGAGACGGTTGGTGTCGGACAGTCAGAGCTTGATATTATGAAAATCGTTGATACGACAGCCGTTATGATGACACCGAATAGTGGAGATGTTTTGCAGATATTCAAAGCTGGCATTATGGAAATTGCTGATTTATTTATTATTAATAAAGCAGATCTTCCAGGCTTCGGTAAATTAAAATCACTTTTAAAAGAGCTGGTTATGATGACATCAACAGATGCTCATGAAACAGCCATCGTCAAAACGATCACAACAGAGAATAAGGGAATTGATAAGTTATGGGAAAAAATCAACGAACATCACGCCTTTTTATACAGCACTACTGAAGGCGAAAACCGCCGTATCAAGCAGCAGGAGCTCGAAGTATATGAGCTGATTCGGGAAGAAATCTGGCGTGATGTGAAAGATTTTATTGAAAAGAATGAAGCGTTACCAGCCATTGAAGCAAATAGCGATCCATATCAGTTAGCGATTAAATGGTTTGAAAAATGGAAAAGGGAAGGGGTGCGTTAA
- a CDS encoding acetyl-CoA C-acetyltransferase has protein sequence MRKTVIVSGARTPFGKFGGGLKPFTASQLGGKAMEEALRRAGMEGGENVDEVIMGTVLQGGQGQIPSRQAAREAGIPWDVKTETINKVCASGLRSVTLADQLIRLGDEDVIVAGGMESMSNAPYFLPDARWGNRMGDKTVKDMMVHDGLTCSFHGVHMGNYGNSTAEEYGLTREAQDEWSYRSHQRAVKAIEDGKFAEEIVSLEVPQRKGDPIVVDTDEAPRKDTTAEKLAKLRPAFDKDGTITAGNAPGVNDGAAAFVVMADEKARGLGKTPMATVLGDAEVAVEAKDFPQTPGLVINKLLDKTGHSKEEIDLYEINEAFAAVSLASGKIADIDQEKINVNGGAVALGHPIGASGARIILTLIHELKRRGGGLGIAAICSGGGQGDAMLIEVPKG, from the coding sequence ATGAGAAAAACAGTGATTGTTTCCGGAGCAAGAACGCCATTCGGAAAATTTGGGGGAGGTCTAAAGCCATTTACTGCCTCACAACTTGGCGGTAAAGCAATGGAAGAGGCCTTACGTCGTGCCGGAATGGAAGGTGGAGAAAACGTTGATGAAGTGATTATGGGTACTGTCTTACAAGGCGGACAGGGGCAAATACCTTCACGCCAAGCAGCTCGAGAAGCCGGTATACCTTGGGATGTTAAGACAGAAACTATTAATAAAGTTTGCGCATCCGGCCTGCGCAGTGTGACCCTTGCTGATCAGTTGATTCGCCTTGGTGATGAAGACGTCATCGTTGCCGGTGGAATGGAAAGCATGAGCAACGCACCTTATTTCTTGCCTGATGCAAGGTGGGGGAATCGCATGGGTGATAAAACGGTGAAAGATATGATGGTACATGACGGCCTAACCTGTTCGTTCCATGGTGTCCATATGGGCAACTACGGAAACTCCACAGCAGAAGAATACGGGTTAACGAGAGAAGCACAGGATGAATGGTCATACCGTAGTCATCAACGTGCAGTGAAAGCAATCGAAGACGGCAAATTTGCAGAAGAGATCGTATCCCTGGAAGTTCCCCAGCGTAAAGGCGATCCGATTGTCGTTGATACAGATGAAGCACCACGAAAAGACACGACGGCGGAAAAACTTGCGAAATTACGTCCTGCCTTTGATAAGGATGGAACAATCACTGCGGGTAATGCACCTGGTGTGAACGACGGTGCAGCTGCATTTGTGGTTATGGCTGATGAAAAAGCTCGGGGCTTAGGCAAAACACCAATGGCTACTGTACTGGGCGATGCGGAAGTAGCAGTAGAAGCCAAAGATTTCCCGCAAACACCGGGACTTGTCATCAATAAATTATTGGATAAAACAGGGCACTCTAAAGAAGAAATTGACTTATATGAAATTAACGAAGCATTTGCTGCCGTTTCACTGGCCAGTGGCAAAATTGCCGACATCGATCAAGAAAAAATAAATGTCAACGGAGGAGCAGTCGCATTAGGACATCCTATCGGCGCAAGTGGTGCCCGCATTATTTTAACATTGATCCATGAACTAAAACGCCGAGGCGGAGGACTTGGAATCGCAGCAATCTGCAGTGGCGGCGGCCAGGGAGATGCGATGTTGATTGAAGTGCCAAAGGGGTAA
- a CDS encoding acyl-CoA dehydrogenase has translation MNFQASEEQEMLRKMVRDFAKKDVEPTAAERDEEERFDRGIFDKMAELGLTGIPWPEEYGGIGSDFVSYCIAVEELSRVCASTGVTLSAHISLASWPIYTYGNEEQKKTFLNRLAIGEALGAYALSEPGAGSDVVSMKTAAKEDGNHYVLNGSKVWITNGGVADIYIVFAKTDADAKHKGISAFIVEKGTEGFTFGKKERKLGIRSSPTTELIFENCRIPKENMLGAEGDGFKIAMTTLDGGRNGIAAQALGIAQGALDASVDYAKEREQFGKPIAVNQGISFKLADMATEVEAARLLTYQAAWLESEGKPYGKASAMSKLYAGDAAMRATVEAVQVFGGYGYTKDYPVERYMRDAKITQIYEGTNEIQRVVIGKMLTK, from the coding sequence ATGAATTTTCAAGCATCAGAAGAACAGGAAATGTTGCGTAAAATGGTTCGTGATTTTGCCAAAAAAGATGTTGAACCAACGGCGGCAGAACGTGATGAAGAGGAGCGCTTTGACCGCGGAATTTTTGATAAAATGGCCGAACTCGGTTTGACTGGAATCCCGTGGCCGGAGGAATATGGCGGTATAGGATCCGATTTTGTCAGCTATTGTATTGCGGTGGAAGAATTATCAAGGGTGTGCGCATCGACTGGTGTAACGCTTTCCGCCCATATTTCCTTAGCAAGCTGGCCTATCTACACATATGGAAATGAGGAACAAAAGAAAACCTTCCTAAATCGCTTAGCAATAGGTGAGGCGCTGGGAGCGTATGCGTTGTCGGAGCCAGGTGCAGGCAGTGATGTTGTTTCGATGAAAACAGCCGCAAAAGAAGACGGGAATCACTATGTATTAAATGGCAGCAAAGTTTGGATTACCAATGGCGGCGTTGCCGATATTTATATCGTATTCGCAAAAACGGATGCAGATGCGAAACATAAAGGAATATCAGCATTCATCGTGGAAAAAGGTACAGAAGGATTCACATTTGGAAAAAAAGAAAGGAAACTCGGAATTCGCTCATCTCCTACGACAGAGCTGATCTTTGAAAATTGCCGCATACCTAAGGAAAATATGCTGGGAGCAGAAGGTGATGGCTTTAAAATAGCAATGACTACACTTGATGGCGGCCGTAATGGTATCGCTGCACAGGCGTTAGGAATTGCTCAAGGTGCACTTGATGCATCCGTTGATTATGCAAAGGAAAGGGAACAATTCGGGAAGCCGATTGCTGTTAATCAGGGAATTTCATTCAAACTCGCAGACATGGCAACAGAAGTCGAGGCTGCACGCCTATTAACATATCAAGCGGCATGGCTGGAATCAGAAGGAAAGCCATATGGAAAAGCATCCGCCATGTCGAAACTATATGCCGGTGACGCAGCTATGAGGGCAACAGTGGAAGCCGTTCAAGTATTCGGCGGCTACGGCTACACGAAGGACTACCCGGTGGAGCGCTACATGCGTGATGCAAAAATTACACAAATTTATGAGGGAACGAATGAGATACAGCGTGTTGTTATTGGGAAGATGTTGACGAAGTAA
- a CDS encoding 3-hydroxybutyryl-CoA dehydrogenase, translating to MTIQNVMVIGAGQMGAGIAQVCAQAGFDVLLNDMNEEALDKGLKNIEKLLSRSVDKERITEEDKSAALNRLQPSSTLKDAVSRDFVIEAVVENMDVKKQVFGELDVVAPKHTILASNTSSLPITEIAAATNRPDQVIGMHFMNPVPVMKLVEIIRGLQTSDETYQAIETMAKQLSKTPVEVKDFPGFVSNRVLMPMINEAIFTVYEGVASPEDIDTVMKMGTNHPMGPLTLADFIGLDTCLYIMEVLHDGFGDSKYRPCPLLRKYVKAGWLGKKSGRGFYQYD from the coding sequence ATGACAATTCAAAACGTTATGGTAATTGGTGCAGGACAAATGGGAGCAGGGATTGCTCAAGTTTGTGCCCAAGCAGGATTTGATGTGCTATTAAATGACATGAATGAAGAAGCCCTCGATAAAGGACTGAAAAATATTGAAAAACTGCTCTCCCGTTCCGTTGACAAAGAGAGAATAACAGAAGAAGATAAATCAGCAGCATTAAACCGCCTACAGCCCTCTTCAACATTAAAGGATGCAGTTTCACGAGATTTCGTGATTGAAGCAGTTGTGGAAAATATGGATGTGAAAAAGCAGGTATTTGGTGAGCTTGACGTTGTTGCGCCAAAACATACTATTTTGGCATCGAATACATCTTCACTTCCAATTACGGAAATCGCTGCTGCAACGAATCGCCCTGACCAGGTTATTGGCATGCATTTTATGAATCCGGTTCCAGTCATGAAACTTGTAGAAATCATCCGCGGATTGCAAACAAGTGATGAAACCTATCAAGCTATCGAAACAATGGCAAAACAATTAAGCAAAACACCTGTAGAGGTAAAAGATTTCCCGGGATTTGTTTCTAATCGTGTGCTTATGCCGATGATCAATGAGGCCATTTTCACAGTCTATGAAGGAGTCGCCTCCCCGGAAGATATCGATACTGTCATGAAAATGGGTACAAATCATCCGATGGGTCCACTAACATTGGCTGACTTTATTGGTCTGGATACATGCCTCTATATTATGGAAGTACTGCATGACGGGTTCGGGGACAGCAAATATCGTCCTTGTCCATTACTCAGAAAATATGTGAAAGCAGGGTGGCTAGGGAAAAAATCCGGGCGTGGCTTTTATCAGTACGACTAA
- a CDS encoding acyl-CoA dehydrogenase gives MNMQFSEEQEMMRKMVRDFAQNEVTKEIERMEQEDRFPQEIIQKMGELGLMGIPIPQKYGGSGMDYSSYIIGINELSKVSATLGVILSVHTSVGTNPILKFGNEDQKKHYLPKLASGVYLGAFAVTEPGAGSDVSSMKTTAKKQGDHYILNGSKVFITNGGAADTYITFARTGEGPNGISGFIVEKDTPGLHIGKKEKKMGLHGSSTVQLNFDQCALHEEQLLGREGDGFQIAMANLNVGRIGIAAQALGIGEAALDHAVSYAKEREQFGKSIAANQGISFKLADMATEVEAAKLLVYNVASMVERNLPCSKEASMAKMYASKTAMNAAIEAVQVHGGYGYTEDYAVERLFRDAKVTEIYEGTNEIQHMVIAKNLLKD, from the coding sequence ATGAACATGCAATTTTCAGAGGAACAGGAAATGATGCGCAAAATGGTTCGCGATTTTGCTCAAAATGAAGTTACAAAGGAAATCGAGCGAATGGAGCAGGAGGATCGCTTTCCACAAGAAATCATTCAAAAGATGGGCGAACTTGGATTAATGGGGATCCCGATTCCGCAAAAATATGGTGGAAGCGGGATGGATTACAGTTCGTATATTATCGGGATCAATGAGCTATCCAAGGTGAGCGCTACACTAGGTGTGATTTTATCTGTACACACATCTGTTGGTACCAATCCAATCCTTAAATTTGGAAACGAGGATCAAAAGAAACATTACTTACCAAAACTTGCTTCAGGCGTATATTTAGGTGCTTTTGCAGTGACCGAGCCTGGTGCCGGATCTGACGTTTCCAGCATGAAGACAACCGCTAAAAAGCAAGGCGATCATTATATTTTAAATGGCTCCAAAGTCTTTATCACCAATGGTGGAGCGGCGGATACATACATTACATTTGCCCGGACTGGTGAAGGACCCAATGGTATTAGCGGGTTTATTGTGGAAAAAGATACGCCTGGACTACATATCGGGAAAAAAGAAAAGAAGATGGGCTTGCATGGCTCAAGCACTGTTCAATTAAATTTTGACCAATGTGCTCTTCATGAGGAACAGCTTCTCGGCAGGGAGGGAGATGGATTCCAGATTGCGATGGCAAATTTGAATGTTGGGCGGATTGGTATTGCGGCACAAGCACTCGGAATAGGAGAAGCAGCATTGGACCATGCAGTAAGCTATGCAAAAGAAAGGGAACAATTTGGAAAATCAATTGCTGCCAATCAAGGGATTTCTTTTAAACTGGCCGATATGGCGACAGAAGTGGAAGCAGCTAAACTATTAGTCTATAACGTGGCGTCTATGGTCGAGCGTAATCTCCCGTGTAGCAAAGAGGCGTCGATGGCTAAAATGTATGCATCAAAAACAGCGATGAATGCAGCCATTGAAGCCGTGCAGGTTCATGGTGGCTATGGGTACACAGAAGATTACGCGGTAGAGCGATTATTTCGTGACGCAAAAGTTACCGAGATTTATGAAGGTACAAATGAAATTCAACATATGGTAATCGCAAAAAATCTACTAAAGGATTAA
- the icmF gene encoding fused isobutyryl-CoA mutase/GTPase IcmF — translation MEQVEIYKPKNPVRFITASSLFDGHDASINIMRRIMQASGAEVIHLGHNRSVEEVVHAAIQEDAQGIAISSYQGGHVEYFKYMVDLLNELGADHIKVVGGGGGTIITREIKELHDYGVTWIFSPEDGRKYGLQGMINKILQACDFIPPIDVKKDQEQLVKGERKAMARFITYMENNEIDPDEKHEVLEALREKTDNHTPVLGITGTGGSGKSSLTDELIRRFMNEIPDKKVAIISIDPTKKKTGGALLGDRIRMNAIFTDRVYMRSLATRDSRDELSKAIQDVLDVVRASGYDFIIIETSGIGQGDAAIADITDLSMYVMTAEFGAPSQLEKIDMIDYADFIVINKFEQKGSEDSLTQVRKQYERSHMLFKQDKEKFPVFGTIASQFNDAGTNALFASLVDTLNEKFSWGDAIDFDRHTIAQKQNMIITNERRHYLREIATHVRNYHDYTEKQSNIARKLYQLEGTKEIVDVENAKTAIDQTIDQYQEDLDPKAKKLLDSWDETQERYGQEKMTFSIRGKDIEMNTVTESISGTKIPKVAFPKFHDWGERLTWLLKENVPGAFPFTAGVFPFKREGEDPTRQFAGEGTPERTNRRFHYLSKEDDAKRLSTAFDSVTLYGEDPAPRPDIYGKVGESGVNICTLDDMKKLYDGFDLTSPQTSVSMTINGPAPIILAMFFNTAIDKELVKFKEENGREPSQEEYEKVRDNTVAVVRGTVQADILKEDQGQNTCIFSTEFALRMMGDIQQYFIDKNVRNYYSVSISGYHIAEAGANPITQLAFTLANGFTYVEYYLSRGMDVNKFAQNLSFFFSNGLDPEYTVIGRVARRIWATTMRDKYGANERSQKLKYHVQTSGRSLHAQEIQFNDIRTTLQALLAIQDNTNSLHTNSYDEAITTPTEESVRRAMAIQMIINKEFGLMKNENALQGSFIVEELTDLVEEAVLQEFEKMNDRGGVLGAMERQYQRGKIQEESLYYEGKKHSGELPIVGVNTYLNPTPPSEDQTDTMELARASTEEKEHQIKELHKFQDVHKEHTEEALHRLKKVAASGGNIFEELMETVKTASLGQITNALYEVGGQYRRNM, via the coding sequence ATGGAACAAGTAGAGATTTATAAACCGAAAAATCCTGTTCGTTTTATAACCGCTTCCAGTTTATTTGACGGGCATGATGCATCAATTAATATTATGCGCAGAATCATGCAGGCAAGTGGGGCAGAAGTCATTCATTTGGGGCATAATCGCTCCGTGGAAGAAGTGGTTCATGCGGCAATCCAGGAAGATGCGCAAGGCATTGCGATCTCTTCCTATCAAGGAGGTCATGTTGAATATTTCAAATACATGGTCGATTTACTCAACGAATTGGGTGCAGATCATATTAAGGTTGTAGGTGGCGGTGGTGGTACGATTATTACCCGCGAGATTAAGGAGCTTCATGACTACGGGGTGACATGGATATTTTCCCCAGAAGATGGAAGGAAATACGGATTGCAGGGCATGATTAACAAGATACTGCAAGCATGTGATTTCATCCCACCGATTGATGTAAAAAAAGATCAGGAGCAGCTTGTAAAAGGCGAACGGAAGGCGATGGCGAGATTTATCACCTATATGGAAAACAATGAGATCGATCCGGATGAAAAGCACGAGGTCCTTGAAGCCCTACGCGAAAAAACGGATAACCACACACCGGTACTCGGTATTACGGGAACGGGCGGCTCCGGAAAAAGCTCACTAACCGATGAGTTGATTCGCCGGTTTATGAATGAAATTCCGGACAAAAAAGTTGCGATCATTTCGATTGACCCAACGAAGAAGAAGACAGGTGGCGCGCTGCTTGGTGACCGTATTCGCATGAACGCGATTTTTACAGATCGTGTGTATATGCGTTCCTTGGCAACACGTGATTCGAGGGATGAGCTCTCAAAGGCCATTCAGGATGTGCTTGATGTTGTTCGTGCTTCAGGCTATGACTTTATAATTATCGAAACAAGCGGCATTGGCCAGGGTGATGCGGCAATTGCGGATATAACCGATCTTTCCATGTATGTGATGACAGCTGAATTCGGAGCCCCATCCCAGCTTGAGAAAATCGATATGATTGATTATGCCGATTTTATCGTCATTAATAAATTTGAACAAAAAGGTTCCGAGGATTCCTTAACACAGGTGCGTAAACAGTATGAACGCAGCCATATGCTGTTCAAACAGGATAAAGAAAAATTTCCGGTGTTTGGAACGATTGCCAGTCAATTTAACGACGCGGGGACAAATGCGTTGTTTGCATCACTGGTAGATACATTGAATGAAAAATTCAGTTGGGGCGACGCTATTGATTTCGACCGTCATACGATTGCACAAAAGCAAAACATGATTATCACGAATGAGCGGCGTCACTATCTGCGCGAGATCGCAACACATGTGCGAAATTATCATGACTATACGGAAAAACAGAGTAATATAGCACGCAAACTTTATCAGCTTGAAGGTACGAAGGAAATCGTTGACGTGGAAAATGCGAAAACAGCAATTGATCAAACGATTGATCAATATCAAGAAGACCTTGATCCAAAGGCAAAAAAGCTGCTTGATTCATGGGATGAGACACAAGAACGTTACGGTCAGGAAAAAATGACTTTCTCCATCCGAGGCAAGGACATTGAGATGAATACTGTCACAGAGTCCATATCTGGAACGAAAATACCGAAAGTAGCTTTTCCAAAATTCCATGACTGGGGCGAGCGCTTGACCTGGTTACTGAAAGAAAATGTTCCGGGAGCTTTTCCGTTTACGGCAGGCGTTTTTCCATTTAAGCGGGAAGGAGAAGACCCGACACGACAGTTTGCCGGGGAGGGGACGCCGGAGAGAACGAATCGCCGCTTCCATTATTTATCAAAGGAAGACGATGCTAAGCGGTTGTCTACTGCGTTTGATTCTGTGACATTATACGGGGAGGACCCGGCCCCACGCCCGGATATTTACGGAAAAGTCGGGGAGAGTGGCGTGAATATATGCACACTGGATGATATGAAAAAGCTGTATGACGGCTTTGATTTAACAAGTCCACAAACTTCTGTATCCATGACGATTAATGGACCGGCACCAATTATTTTAGCGATGTTTTTCAATACAGCAATCGATAAGGAACTGGTGAAATTCAAAGAGGAAAATGGCCGCGAACCAAGTCAGGAAGAATACGAAAAGGTTAGAGATAATACGGTAGCAGTTGTCCGTGGAACAGTGCAGGCAGATATTTTAAAAGAAGATCAGGGGCAAAATACATGCATCTTCTCAACCGAATTTGCACTGCGTATGATGGGCGATATTCAGCAGTATTTCATCGATAAAAATGTGCGCAATTACTACTCTGTATCCATTTCCGGCTATCATATTGCGGAAGCGGGAGCGAATCCGATTACCCAGCTTGCCTTCACGCTGGCAAATGGATTCACCTATGTGGAATATTATTTAAGCAGAGGAATGGATGTGAATAAATTTGCACAGAATTTGTCGTTCTTCTTCTCCAATGGGCTGGACCCGGAGTATACGGTCATTGGTCGCGTAGCCCGCCGTATATGGGCAACGACAATGCGTGATAAATACGGGGCAAATGAACGCAGCCAGAAGCTAAAATATCATGTGCAAACATCCGGACGTTCCCTGCATGCGCAGGAAATTCAGTTTAATGATATTCGTACAACACTGCAGGCGCTCCTGGCCATTCAGGACAACACAAATTCTCTGCATACGAACTCCTATGATGAAGCTATTACAACACCGACAGAGGAGTCAGTCCGTCGTGCGATGGCGATTCAAATGATTATTAACAAGGAATTTGGATTGATGAAGAACGAAAACGCCTTGCAAGGATCCTTCATTGTAGAGGAATTAACCGATTTAGTGGAAGAGGCCGTGCTTCAGGAATTTGAAAAAATGAATGATCGCGGCGGTGTGCTTGGGGCGATGGAACGACAATACCAACGTGGGAAAATCCAGGAAGAATCCCTTTACTATGAAGGGAAAAAACATTCCGGAGAATTGCCAATTGTCGGTGTGAATACGTACTTAAATCCAACACCTCCATCTGAAGATCAAACAGATACCATGGAGCTGGCGAGAGCGTCAACAGAGGAAAAAGAACATCAGATCAAGGAACTGCACAAGTTCCAGGATGTGCACAAAGAGCACACGGAAGAAGCATTACACCGTCTGAAGAAAGTAGCAGCATCTGGCGGAAATATTTTCGAAGAGCTAATGGAAACAGTCAAAACAGCCAGCCTCGGTCAAATCACCAACGCACTATATGAAGTAGGGGGACAGTATAGGAGAAACATGTAG